A single window of Methylocella tundrae DNA harbors:
- a CDS encoding 2-hydroxyacid dehydrogenase, translated as MARKKPLVIVTRKLPDVVETRMCELFDARLNLDDKPMSRSELAAALATADVLVPTVTDRIDVELIGLAGEQMKLIANFGNGVDNIDVAAAADRGITITNTPGVLTEDTADMTMALILAVARRIVEGAKLIPSGEWIGWSPTWMLGRRITGKRLGIVGMGRIGQALARRAKAFGLQIHYHNRRHVASAIEEALEATYWESLDQMLARMDIVSVNCPHTPATYHLLSARRLKYLHPHAIVVNTARGEIIDEAALTKMLETGELGGAGLDVFEHEPAVSKKLIRLAEAGKVTLLPHMGSATTEGRIDMGEKVIVNVKMFMDGHRPPDRVLPSML; from the coding sequence ATGGCCCGAAAAAAACCGCTCGTCATCGTCACGCGTAAATTGCCGGACGTCGTGGAAACGCGCATGTGCGAGCTTTTTGACGCAAGACTCAATCTTGACGACAAGCCGATGTCGCGCAGCGAACTCGCCGCGGCCCTGGCGACCGCCGACGTGCTCGTCCCGACCGTCACAGACCGCATCGACGTCGAACTCATCGGGCTTGCCGGCGAGCAAATGAAATTGATCGCCAATTTCGGCAATGGCGTCGACAATATCGACGTCGCCGCCGCCGCCGACAGGGGCATCACGATCACCAACACGCCTGGCGTCCTGACCGAGGACACCGCCGACATGACGATGGCATTGATTCTTGCCGTCGCGCGCCGGATCGTCGAAGGCGCGAAGCTGATCCCTTCCGGCGAATGGATCGGATGGTCGCCGACCTGGATGCTGGGGCGCAGGATCACCGGCAAAAGGCTCGGCATCGTGGGCATGGGCCGCATCGGCCAGGCGCTCGCGCGCCGCGCCAAAGCTTTCGGCCTGCAGATCCATTACCACAACCGCCGCCATGTCGCCTCCGCGATCGAGGAGGCGCTCGAGGCGACCTATTGGGAATCGCTCGATCAGATGCTCGCGCGCATGGACATCGTCTCGGTCAATTGCCCGCACACGCCGGCGACCTATCATCTGCTTTCGGCGCGGCGGCTGAAATATCTCCACCCGCACGCCATCGTGGTCAATACGGCGCGCGGCGAGATCATCGACGAGGCGGCCCTGACCAAGATGCTGGAGACGGGCGAACTCGGCGGCGCCGGGCTCGACGTGTTCGAACATGAGCCGGCGGTGTCGAAAAAGCTGATCCGGCTCGCGGAAGCGGGGAAGGTGACCTTACTGCCGCATATGGGGTCGGCGACGACGGAGGGGCGCATCGACATGGGCGAAAAGGTCATCGTCAATGTCAAGATGTTCATGGACGGCCATCGCCCGCCCGACCGCGTGCTGCCCTCCATGCTGTAA
- a CDS encoding SH3 domain-containing protein produces the protein MALSAAALGWSLAASPALSDQTGSASGLPVPRYVSLKSDRVNLHEGPSKDHRTIWVFLRAGLPVEITAEFEIWRKVRDSEGTEGWVLHSLLSGRRTALVTPWKKGVDSTLYDKPSTQSATAAILQPNVIANVRSCDGAWCRVWGDGFKGYIQQSNLWGVYPNEKIE, from the coding sequence ATGGCCCTGTCCGCGGCCGCGCTCGGCTGGAGCCTCGCCGCGAGCCCCGCCCTCTCCGATCAGACCGGTTCAGCCAGCGGCCTGCCCGTGCCGCGCTATGTCAGTCTGAAATCGGATCGCGTGAACCTCCACGAAGGTCCCTCGAAAGATCATCGGACAATCTGGGTCTTTTTGCGCGCCGGGCTTCCCGTTGAGATCACGGCCGAATTTGAAATCTGGCGCAAGGTCCGCGATTCCGAAGGCACGGAGGGCTGGGTGCTCCATTCGCTGCTGTCGGGACGCCGCACCGCTCTCGTCACGCCGTGGAAAAAAGGCGTCGACTCAACGCTTTATGACAAACCCAGCACGCAATCGGCCACAGCCGCGATTTTGCAGCCGAACGTCATTGCAAATGTGCGCAGCTGCGATGGCGCCTGGTGCCGGGTGTGGGGCGACGGCTTCAAGGGATATATCCAGCAGTCGAATCTCTGGGGCGTCTATCCTAACGAAAAGATCGAGTGA
- a CDS encoding beta-ketoacyl-ACP synthase III, with amino-acid sequence MTYSQILGTGAYAPKRILRNRDLEEMVATTDEWITSRTGIKERRIAAEGEDTSDMAVVAARHALAMAGCRAEDLDMIIVATISADMPLPSCAVLVQAKLGATRAFAFDLSAACAGSLFALSVADQFIASGRAKRILVIGAELLSRVVDWTDRNTCVLFGDAAGAMVVGPSADSHSGLLSAHLHSDGTAADILNIPGGGSRHPQSEEVLAGKMHKVHMNGREIYKFAVRVLPQAILEALDANGLDVADIDHIVSHQANARIVESVLERLGIPLEKCWLNLERYGNTSSASLPISLDEANRAGRLKKGDLIAMMAIGAGMAWGSALMRW; translated from the coding sequence TTGACGTATTCCCAGATTCTCGGGACAGGCGCCTATGCTCCAAAGCGCATTCTGAGGAACCGCGACCTCGAAGAGATGGTCGCGACGACCGATGAATGGATAACTTCACGCACCGGCATCAAGGAGCGCCGGATCGCCGCGGAAGGGGAAGATACGTCGGATATGGCGGTCGTCGCCGCGCGTCATGCGCTGGCGATGGCGGGCTGTCGCGCCGAAGATCTCGATATGATCATTGTCGCGACCATTTCGGCCGACATGCCTTTGCCGTCCTGCGCTGTCCTCGTGCAGGCCAAACTTGGCGCCACGCGGGCCTTCGCTTTCGACCTTTCCGCCGCCTGCGCCGGGTCTCTTTTCGCGCTCAGCGTCGCCGACCAGTTCATCGCAAGCGGCAGAGCCAAGCGCATTCTCGTCATCGGCGCCGAACTCCTGAGCCGGGTCGTCGACTGGACGGATCGCAACACCTGCGTATTGTTCGGCGACGCCGCCGGCGCGATGGTGGTCGGTCCGAGCGCGGACTCCCACAGCGGTCTCTTGTCGGCGCATTTGCACTCGGACGGAACCGCCGCGGACATTCTGAACATTCCGGGCGGCGGCAGCCGGCATCCGCAATCGGAAGAAGTGCTCGCCGGCAAAATGCACAAAGTGCATATGAATGGACGCGAAATATATAAATTCGCCGTGCGGGTCCTGCCTCAGGCGATTTTGGAAGCGCTTGACGCCAATGGGCTCGACGTCGCCGACATCGACCATATCGTTTCGCATCAGGCCAATGCGCGCATCGTCGAGTCAGTGCTTGAGCGGCTCGGCATTCCGCTCGAAAAATGCTGGCTCAATCTCGAACGCTATGGCAACACCTCGAGCGCGTCGCTGCCGATTTCCCTGGACGAGGCCAATCGCGCCGGCCGTCTCAAAAAGGGCGATCTGATCGCGATGATGGCGATCGGGGCCGGCATGGCCTGGGGCAGCGCGCTGATGCGGTGGTGA
- a CDS encoding TSUP family transporter, translated as MAPLSPPTFVTLVGAAFTAGFVDAIAGGGGLITVPALTLAGLDPVSAIATNKLQGTFGAASAMRTYARAGHVEWRDVRLLALLAALGAIAGAMLVSHLPTNWLAAILPAALVVIAVYFALSPQISNIATRPRMGAKLFTLTVAPLIGCYDGLFGPGAGSFYMLGFVALLGYGLIKATAQTKVANFASNLAALATLMLTGHVYWTLGFAMGAAQFFGARLGAHAAIKNGAKLIRPMLVTICLLLAARLAWNQM; from the coding sequence ATGGCCCCCCTCTCACCGCCGACTTTCGTGACGCTGGTCGGCGCGGCTTTCACGGCCGGCTTCGTCGATGCGATCGCTGGCGGCGGCGGCCTCATCACAGTGCCTGCTTTGACCCTCGCAGGGCTGGATCCGGTCAGCGCCATCGCGACCAATAAATTGCAGGGAACCTTCGGGGCGGCCTCCGCCATGCGCACCTACGCAAGGGCTGGCCATGTCGAATGGCGCGACGTGCGGCTGCTTGCTCTCCTCGCGGCGCTCGGCGCGATCGCCGGAGCGATGCTCGTCTCGCACCTTCCGACGAACTGGCTCGCAGCCATCTTGCCCGCGGCGCTCGTCGTGATCGCCGTCTATTTCGCCCTCTCTCCGCAAATCAGCAACATCGCGACGCGTCCGCGCATGGGCGCCAAGCTGTTCACGCTGACCGTCGCGCCTTTGATCGGCTGCTACGACGGCCTGTTTGGCCCCGGCGCGGGCTCGTTCTATATGCTGGGTTTCGTCGCGCTGCTCGGCTATGGACTCATCAAGGCGACGGCGCAAACCAAGGTCGCGAATTTCGCCTCGAACCTTGCGGCATTGGCGACCCTGATGCTGACGGGACACGTCTATTGGACGCTTGGCTTTGCGATGGGCGCGGCGCAGTTTTTCGGCGCGCGTCTTGGCGCGCACGCTGCGATCAAAAACGGCGCGAAGCTGATCCGGCCGATGCTGGTGACGATCTGTCTTCTGCTCGCCGCGCGCCTTGCCTGGAATCAAATGTAG